TCGAATATGATAAGGAAGTCGATGCGCTTTACATCAGGATTCAGGAAAAAGAAGTTGCCCGAACCCAAGAGGTGTCCGACGGCGTAAACCTCGACTTCGACGAGCAGGACCGACTGATCGGTCTGGAAGTGTTGAGCGCGTCGAAACGTTACGCTTCAGCCGATATCTTCAATCTCTCCACCGAAAATCTCATATTGCCCTAAGCCGATTCGGTATTCGTGCCGCATACCGAAGATGAGTATCGACGGCTTGTCGCGTTGCTTGACGGCTTAATCGATGAAGTTGGAGAGGATGAATCGCATCCGCTGGCGTCGCTTATGGAAATCATCGGCGTATTGATTGAGAAGTACGAAGACGATCGAGTTCCAGAGTTGGCCGTTGAATAGTTATATTCGTAGCCTCGCGGCCGTTTTTATGAAGCCGCGCCGCAGGACTCTTGGCAAACTGTCTCAAACGCATCGAAGACGCTGAACAAGGGTATCAAACGGCGGGATAGATTTAGCACAATGGAAGATTGTAGCGATTGTTATGCCTGACCCTGCGGCCACCCGCGGCTATGTTGGGCGGACGAAGAAGGGGAAAGTGGCTCCGACTATGGCGGGAATTATTCTGTTTGCAACGGAGCCGGTTGAGATACTACCTCAGTGCCGTGTTGCCATCGAGGCAAAGAAAGCCGGGCGCACGGTCTCCGGAGACTTCGAAGGGCCGCTGCTCAGCTTCCGAGATCATCTGGAGAGGTTTTTCAAAGAACAGATGCGCCAGTTTACCGAGGTCCGGGAGCTG
The nucleotide sequence above comes from Deltaproteobacteria bacterium. Encoded proteins:
- a CDS encoding DUF2283 domain-containing protein codes for the protein MKIEYDKEVDALYIRIQEKEVARTQEVSDGVNLDFDEQDRLIGLEVLSASKRYASADIFNLSTENLILP